DNA from Terriglobus tenax:
TAAGACCTCACTCCCCATGTGGTCTGCGCGCGTCTTGGTTCCTGCTCCGTTCGTTGCGAGCGATATAACCCGGCTTTTTCTCAGTGCGTACACACATAGGTGGTGTGGGTCCTGGTGCAGTCTGTAGTAAGACGCCTGCACTGGCATTCCCCCATTCGGCCCGCGTCTGGCCGCTAGATGCCTTGGTCTGGCAGGAGTCGCACGATGAAGAGTCTTCACCGTCTGGTGCTAACCATCACACACCTGGTTGCTATCGCAGCCTTAGCACTTGTCCCCGTTTTTGCAACAGTACATGTGCAGGCGCAAGCCGTATCCCTCACCCTGAGCGCAGCCAAATCCGCCGGTACTGACAGTTCGGGGTCTCAGCTCTTCAACCAGGACTTTGGCCCGGCCACCACCGTCGCATTGAACACGCCGAATTACGTCGCTTTCGATAAAGCCGGCGTCATGTTCTTCTCAGACACGGCCAGCAACTGCGTCCGTAAGATTGACAGCGCGGGCAATGTCTCCACGGTCGTCGGTCTTACTGTCACCGGTCAGGGCGATACCTGCAATACCGCCAGTAATGCGACGCCCGATCCAACGCAGGGTCTGCTCAGTCCTACCGGTATCGCGCTCGCTCCGAACGGCGACCTCTACATTGCGGACAGTGGTCACAACTGCGTCCGCCTCCTGCCCGATACGCAGCTTGGCACCGCAAACCTCGTCACCGTTGCCGGTGTCTGCACCAGCACGCCCGCTCTTTCACAGACGCCTTCTCCCTCCGGTCTTGCGCTGGATGCAGCCAGCAATCTCTACATCTCCGTCTCCAATACCGTGCTGCCAGCGCAGCAGGTGCTGCGCCATGCCGCAGGTGATCCGGCCATCAATCTCTGCATCATGGCGGGCGCTCCTTCTGTCCTCGTTCCGCTTACCTGCACGGGCGTCACCAATGGAATCACGCTCAATACTCCCAACGGCCTTGTCATCAACGCGGCCAACGATCTCTACATTGCAGACACGGGCAACCAGTGCGTCCGTAAGATCGCCGGCATGACGACGCAGCAGACGGTGGTTGGACAGTGCACCAATGACAGCACCGGCTCTGCCACTACCGCGCTCATCGCGCCCTACGGCATTGCCCTTTCGCAAACTCAGGTCCTGATCATCACCGACAGCAACCGGCTCAGGAGCTTCTCCCCGTTGACAGGTGCACTGACCGAGGCGGGCGGTCTGCCCAGCAATGCCTCGGGCGGGTATGACACGACGCAGGACGGCGCCGGCGCGCAGACCATTCCCTTCAACGCCCCGCTTGGTATCTCTGTCGATGCATCCAACAACTTCATCCTGGCAGACAGCGCCAACCACATTCTGCGGAAGCTCTCGCCCAACAACGTATTCTCCAGCACACCCGTTTCGGCGACCTCTTCGGCGCAGGGTGTGACCTTCAATGTCAATCAGAACTCCAACCTCTCCGTCGCAGCCGGCACGGACTACAGCATCGTTTCCAACACCTGCACCGGCCCGCTTTCCGCTGCCACGGCGGGTAATCCTCCTACGACTTGCCAGGTCTTTGTTTCCTTCAATCCCACACGTCCCGGCGCCCGCTACGCGCCGCTCACGGTTCTAGACTCTGTCTCCGGAACCCGCGTCACGGTCGGCCTGCAGGGCACGGCAACCGGCGCAGGCCTGCAGTTCTTCCCCGGTGTCGTCAACACGGTAGCCAGCAGCCTCGCCAATCCGGTCTCTATCGCCACGGACATTGACGGCAACGCCTACTTCGTCGAGCAGGGAACGGGTGCAGCTACCGCAGATGTCCGCGAGATCGTCGCCAGCAGCAACACCCTGCAGACCATCGTCGCCGCAGGCACGGGGCTCGACACTCCCAGCGGCGTTATCCGGGATGCCGCCGGCAATTTCTACGTCACCGATCAGGTCGCTGGCCGCGTCAGCCGCTTCGGTGCCGATGGCTCCACTAATCTTAACTACCTCACCGGCCTGGCTACACCGGTTGCCATCGCTGTGGACGGCTTCGGCAATCTGTACGTCTCGCAGGGCGGCGCGGTGCATAACCTCATCAAGATCTATGCCTCCGGTACGCAGCTCGTCATCGCTGGCAGCGGCTCTGATCCCGCGGCAAACGGAGTTCCCGCAGCCAACGCGCTCTTCGTCAATCCGACAGATGTTCACGTCGACCGCAACGGTGTTGTCTACGTTGCCGATGGCGGTGGACATCGTGTCTATGCCATCGATCGCTCCGGTGTTATCTACGCAATTGCAGGCAACGGAACCACCACAACAACCACGGCAGGCAGCGCTCTCGGCACCGGCCTGGTGAACCCATCCTCCATCGCGATCGATGCGGCGGGTGATGTTTACATCGCTGACCGGGATGCGAACCGTGTGTATGTCGTCTTCGCCGCCTCCAGCGCCACGACCACGCTGGCCACGCTGATTGGCGATGGCAATGCTACCTCCACAGGCGACGGCGGCCCCGCCAATACGGCCACCATCAACAGCCCGCGCAGTGTTGCTGTCGATGGTTCCGGGAATGTCTTCATCGTGGAAGGCGGCAACAATGCCATCCGCAAGATCACCTATCCCGCGCCAACCATCAACTTCGGAACCGTGCTGCTCAACCAGACCTCGCCCGCAAAGTCCGCAACCTTCTGGAACACGGGTACGGATGCTCTCAGTCAGACGGGCGCTGGATCCTTCACAGGGGACACGGCAGAGTTTGATGTGCTTTCTTCTTCCAGCACCTGCGGAGCTTCCATCACCTCAGGCGGAACCTGCGATCTCGGATTCATCTTCGAGCCCACAACCGCCGGAGCGAAGACCGCGACGCTCACCGCTCCCAGCAATGCCTACAATACGCCGGGAATTATCACGCTGACCGGTAATGCCGCCAGCGGTCTTCCCCTTGTCATCGCCGCAGGCGGTGCTCCAGCGGAGACCGAGGTCTACCGCCAGCCTTTCCTGCAGATCGTTACGGCGACCTTCTCCGGAACTGCGCCAACCGGCACCGTCACCTTCAGCGTCAACGGTGTTACTACCTGCACGCTGAACGGAACGCTTGGCGCCACCAACACCTGCAACGCCCCTGCCACCACGCTGCCTGTCGGTACCTACACGGTGCTTATCAGCTACTCGGGTGACGCGAACTACTCGCCCGCCACGGGAACGGTGCCGCTTACCGTCACACCGGCACCGATCACGGTGGTGGTCGACAGCAAGACCCGCACCTACGGCACGCCGAATCCGGCGCTGACCGGCACCATCACTGGTGTTGTCCCAGGTGAGACCGTCAATGTCGCCTACGCCACCACGGCCACGATCACCAGCCCGGTCGGTAGCTACCCCATCACGGCTACGCTGACAGCGGGTGCGGGCACCAGCCTCAGCAACTATGCTGTGACCAATACGCCGGGAACGCTGACGGTCACCGCTGTACCCACGGTGACTACCATCGCCACTTCCGGTACGCCGGTTCCGGTTACGACCTCGGTTACCTTCACGGCTACCGTCTCCTCCACCCTGGGAGCGGTCACCATCGGCAATGTCACCTTCCGTGACGGCTCCACGGTGCTTGGCACCAGTGCGGTGAACGCTTCAGGCCAGGCCACCTACACCACCACGTCGCTCACCGCAGGTAGCCACGCTATCTCGGCAACCTACGGAGCCAGCGCCGGCTTCACTGGAAGCACGGCTTCGCTCACTCAGGTGATGACCGTTTCACCCGGCAGCTTCACTATCACGGCCTCGCCTTC
Protein-coding regions in this window:
- a CDS encoding Ig-like domain repeat protein, whose product is MKSLHRLVLTITHLVAIAALALVPVFATVHVQAQAVSLTLSAAKSAGTDSSGSQLFNQDFGPATTVALNTPNYVAFDKAGVMFFSDTASNCVRKIDSAGNVSTVVGLTVTGQGDTCNTASNATPDPTQGLLSPTGIALAPNGDLYIADSGHNCVRLLPDTQLGTANLVTVAGVCTSTPALSQTPSPSGLALDAASNLYISVSNTVLPAQQVLRHAAGDPAINLCIMAGAPSVLVPLTCTGVTNGITLNTPNGLVINAANDLYIADTGNQCVRKIAGMTTQQTVVGQCTNDSTGSATTALIAPYGIALSQTQVLIITDSNRLRSFSPLTGALTEAGGLPSNASGGYDTTQDGAGAQTIPFNAPLGISVDASNNFILADSANHILRKLSPNNVFSSTPVSATSSAQGVTFNVNQNSNLSVAAGTDYSIVSNTCTGPLSAATAGNPPTTCQVFVSFNPTRPGARYAPLTVLDSVSGTRVTVGLQGTATGAGLQFFPGVVNTVASSLANPVSIATDIDGNAYFVEQGTGAATADVREIVASSNTLQTIVAAGTGLDTPSGVIRDAAGNFYVTDQVAGRVSRFGADGSTNLNYLTGLATPVAIAVDGFGNLYVSQGGAVHNLIKIYASGTQLVIAGSGSDPAANGVPAANALFVNPTDVHVDRNGVVYVADGGGHRVYAIDRSGVIYAIAGNGTTTTTTAGSALGTGLVNPSSIAIDAAGDVYIADRDANRVYVVFAASSATTTLATLIGDGNATSTGDGGPANTATINSPRSVAVDGSGNVFIVEGGNNAIRKITYPAPTINFGTVLLNQTSPAKSATFWNTGTDALSQTGAGSFTGDTAEFDVLSSSSTCGASITSGGTCDLGFIFEPTTAGAKTATLTAPSNAYNTPGIITLTGNAASGLPLVIAAGGAPAETEVYRQPFLQIVTATFSGTAPTGTVTFSVNGVTTCTLNGTLGATNTCNAPATTLPVGTYTVLISYSGDANYSPATGTVPLTVTPAPITVVVDSKTRTYGTPNPALTGTITGVVPGETVNVAYATTATITSPVGSYPITATLTAGAGTSLSNYAVTNTPGTLTVTAVPTVTTIATSGTPVPVTTSVTFTATVSSTLGAVTIGNVTFRDGSTVLGTSAVNASGQATYTTTSLTAGSHAISATYGASAGFTGSTASLTQVMTVSPGSFTITASPSTQIIRGAGSTTWQVTVTSTGGFFGPVALSCAGLPADAGCTFAQGTVNLTAGSTATTTMTTTTTLNDALAKVEAPSTGSYLARGITAASVLPFELSGIGVLLGGFRRRKPLTNRQLKLTLLVACSFIILGLAGCGCPPTANRTYTITVTGTSTLGGPSPQSTQVFLTVGAP